The DNA segment GCCGCCGGTTCGGCGGTGTTCAAGGGGCGCCAAGTGCAACGCGGCGGGGATGGGCCTTGTGCCGATCCCCGGAGGGCAAGTGAAGCGCGCAGCGCCGTAGGCGCGAAGGCGTGAGGGATTGGAGCCGGACGGCCGTGACGGCGAAGTCGGCACGGGGCGTGGCCCGAAAAGCCCGGCGGTGCACCGCACCGACACGCCCGGCCATTCTTGCAGCCACAGACTCAACGCAGACGGAAGCAACTCGACACGAGCCCTGGTGATGGTGCTGCCTCCATACAGTGCGACGAAAGCAGCACAGCGCCCCGCCACGTAGGCGGGGCGCTGGTGGCGGTCACGCCGCCTGAGGCTTGCTGCGCGACCAGATCAGGTCGTGCGTGCCGTTCTCGCCTTCGATCAGGCGGGCGTAGACCGTGGCCGGGAACGAAGGATCGTCGAGGGTCACGGAGATGTACTCCCGCCCGGCCTCGCTAGTCTTCTTCCACGCCGCGCCGATGTCGTGACTGGCGGCCTGCAGGCGGAAGTCCGGGGCCTTCTCGCTGTCGCCCTTGTCGTTGGGCACCAGCTTGACCTTGACGTTGAGCGTCAGGGTGCGAAGCGTGCCGGTGTAGCCGTCTTTGTCTGCGGTGAAGGTGCCGATGTTGGCCATGATGGATCTCCTTTTGGTGGAACAAGGTTCGCGCCCATCGCGTCCTTGTTGTGATCCGGCCGGCGGGGGACGGGCGGGCTGCACCGCTTGCGGCCGCAACGCAGTGGAGGGCCGGGAGGCGAAAAGAATTTGTCCCGCGAGGAATGCACGCAGTGCAGGGGAAATTGTTTTCGCTGGACGGTTGCAGCCATGAAGCCCGAGGCGCAGCCGCGCCCCTGCCAGGATTCACAACAACACAAGGACGCCTTGGGCCGAACCACCTCCCCTCCGAAAGGAGACAGGGCAGACTCGGCATCCCGCTCGAAGGCTGCACTGGCTCGCCCCCTGACGCGGGCCAGGGCAACCACCCAACGACAGACAAGAACGCCTCCGCCGCGCCCTGCGGCGCCGGTCTTGAGGCGTGGCGTGGAAGCTCCATAGCGATGCCGTGCGGGTTGTCCGTAAACCGTCCTTCGAGACGTGATGGGCAGGGACCGCCAGCGTCGAGGACGGCACGCATCCGCACAACCTGCCGCAGCAAGCGCCAGCGTGTTCGCCAGCGCGCTGCCCACACGGCGGGGCGCTGGCCGGGCCGATGCGGCGCAGCCGGGTTGGCGGTATCAAGGGGCGCCAAGCCCTGCGCGGCGGGGATAGCCCGCAGGGCTTTCCCCTGGAGGCAAACATAGTGCGCAGCGCCGCAGGCGCGAAGGCGTGAGGGATTAAAGCCGAAGGCCGTGACGACAAAGACGGCACGGGGCGCAGCCCGAAAGCCCGGCGGCGCTTGCGCCGACACGCCCAGCGTATTCAGCCGAACAGCGCAGACGGAAAACGTCTATGCCTTGCTGGCCTGCCACTTGGCAAACCAATGCGCGGCCGAACGATGCGAAATCCTCATCAGGTAAGCCACAGCCAATGGGGTGACATGGGCTTCAAAGAGCTGGAAAACGCACTCCGCTCCGCGCTTGCTCAGGGCGCCGCTTTCCTTGATGTTCCTCGGGTGGCCAGGTTGGGCCGATTCCATGACCGACTTCGGAATAGCCTGGATGACGCGGTTCGTCTCGACGATCACCTTGTTGGCCTTCTCAATGCCCTTGTTGACCCGCTCCTTCAGTCGCTCAATTTCCGCAATATAGGTCTTCTCCGCCGCTTCAAAGGCCAAGAAGTCGAGCGAGGCCATCATCATGAACTTCTTCATCATGCCCTTACTCACTTTCTCGCTGAGCACCTTGGCCCGCTTGGCAGCCGTGTAGTCATACAAAGGCATCGGCTTGAAGGTTTCGGGGTGATGCCTTGTCAGATCGGAATAGGCACCCACATCCACGGTCAGATCATGGATCGTGTGCCCAATGATGTTGCGATAGTCCACCAGTTCTTTGAGTTCATCGCTCTCGGCCTGGTTAATGACCCCATCGGATACCAACACGGCACGGGCAAACTCCAGTTTCTTGCCTTCCTTGGTTTTGGGTTTGCCGTCACTCAGCCGATTCACCCCATGCAGTTTGTCGGTGGCCTCGATGGAACCCATGATGAAGCGTCGCAGATCCTCCATATAGAAAAGGATCAGCACCATCTCAAAAGCCCGGATTTTGAGAATGTCGGCTTCCCATGCAGTAGGGGCCTTGCCGTGTGGACGATGTTGTTTTCTCATCAGATATTGCCTCCCGTATCACTTCACTTTAATAGCACTCGCTGTTTGCCGGGAGGCAAGGAAGGCATCGCACGATGCCGTTAACAGGTCGTCTGAGCGACAGATCAGGCGGCGGTGTTCTGATTGGGCTGTTGGCCTTCAACACCGGGCGCGGCCACTGCCGCGCCCGGATTTTTGCGTCCACCGCGCCCAGGGCGGAACGGCCTGGGCGCGGTGCTGATCGCGGTTATTCCTTTGTCTCGATGATCCACCACACGGCACGCGGCAAGGCGCGGCCCGTGATGGGGTGAATGTCGGTGAGGTCGGCGCAGGCCATCCAACCCGAGGGCGGGCGATAGCCGCGCACGTCGCTCTCGCCGTGCCAGCGGCGGGCGCGAACCGTGCCGGGGGCGTAGGTCGCCGCCATGTGTGGGCGGCTGGTCGTGGTGCGGGTCATGGGTTGTTCTCCTTCCAGCGAAGCGCCCCGGTCAAGGCCGGGGCGCTTGCCTTCGGCGTGGGTCAAGCGGCCAGCGCCTCGGCGGGTTCATCCGCCACGGCCTCGGCATCTGCCGGTGCGTCCTGCTCCGGGCCTTCTTCCTGCATTGCCTCCTGTGGGCCTTCGGCCTTGAAGATCGCAGGCATCCAGCCCGTGCCATCCGCCAGCCGCTCGGCCTCGCTGGCGATGTCGGCCTTCTTGAGCTTCGCCAGCCGGTTGACGCTCTCGGGCACCAACTCGCCCACGGCTTGCAGAATCGCTGCCTTCGGAACGTGCTTGAAGTAGCCTTCTGCGGTCGGCCTCCACCATGCGGCCATGTCGAGGCCCACAGCCTGCACCAGTTCCGCGCCCGGCTGCTGTACCGTGGCACGCGGCGTCACCACGTCCACGGTCGAAGCCACGCACACGGCCAGCAGCTTGACCAGTTCGCCTTGCTCCATCGCCAGCAGCGCGGCGAACAGTTCGGCGCTGTCGTCGGGCAGCTTGCCGCCCCACGCCTGCTGCAATTCGCGCAGCGCCACGGCGGCGGGTGAATCGGGCCAGTCCGGGGCCATGCCTTCCAGCCGGTCTTGCACCGTCAGGCGCACGCCCAGCGGTAGATCATGACCGTAGTAGCGGCCCTGCAAGACGGTCTGCACCATGCCATGCACCAGCGCGGCCAGCGCCACCTGTGGATGCCGGGCTACCTCGATTTGCAGTGCAGCCGTGCGATGGGCGCTCAGGCGCTGAGCCAGTCGGTCGGAAATCGCTGCTGTCTTGGGCGCTTCGTCTTCCTCGCCTTCGTCATCGTTCGCGGCGTCCGGGTCGCTGAAGCCTTGGCGCAGCTTTTCGAGCGTGCGCAGCGCCTTAGCTTCGGCCTCGCGCAGCAGCCCGCGATGAATCACGACTTCGCCGTTGCGGTCGATGGTCACAATGGCACCGGCTGCGGCCTTCACGTTCGCGCCGTATCCCCGCAAGCCTTCTTCCAGCGCCTGCAACTGCTCGCCCAGGGCTTCGCCTTCCTCCTGCAAGGCGTCGGCCTTCTCCTCGTCCTCGGCATCCATCGCGGCGTCCACGGCTTCGCCAATGGCGCGCATTTTCTCTTGCAGCTTCTCGATGCGCTGTGCTTCGCGCTTGTTGGGTGCGCGCCGCTCCCTCGGCGCACGCTGAAAGGCGTGCAGGTCGGCATGGGTCATGCCGGGCGTGGCATCGGCCCAAGCCCAGCCCTCGGCCTTCACCTCGGCGGCGATGCCTGCCAGCTTGTCTTGCGCCAGCCGTTCCAGCAAGGCGGCGTCGCTCAGGTACACGCCCGCGTCATCCTCCGCGAA comes from the Cupriavidus basilensis genome and includes:
- a CDS encoding DUF736 domain-containing protein; the encoded protein is MANIGTFTADKDGYTGTLRTLTLNVKVKLVPNDKGDSEKAPDFRLQAASHDIGAAWKKTSEAGREYISVTLDDPSFPATVYARLIEGENGTHDLIWSRSKPQAA